A region of Malaclemys terrapin pileata isolate rMalTer1 chromosome 5, rMalTer1.hap1, whole genome shotgun sequence DNA encodes the following proteins:
- the SPRY1 gene encoding protein sprouty homolog 1, with amino-acid sequence MEPQSQHGSGGSLVVIQQPSLDSRQRLDYEREIQPTSILSLDQIKAIRGSNEYTEGPSVVKKSGPQTAPRQEKHERTHEIIPINVNNNYEHRPSHLGPVAHQHNVRAPVLSRSISTGSAASSGSNSSASSEQGLLGRSPLSRPGSSHRSERTIRTQPKQSSLMVDDLKGPLKEDLTQHKFICEQCGKCKCGECTDPRALPSCLACNRKCLCSAESMVEYSTCMCLIKGIFYHCSNDDEGDSYADNPCSCSQAHCCSRYLCMGAMSLFLPCLLCYPPAKGCLKLCRGCYDRINRPGCRCKNSNTVYCKLESCPSRSQGKPS; translated from the coding sequence ATGGAGCCCCAAAGTCAACATGGCAGTGGCGGTTCATTAGTTGTGATCCAGCAGCCTTCCTTGGACAGCAGGCAAAGGTTGGACTATGAAAGAGAAATTCAGCCGACCTCTATCTTGTCATTGGACCAGATCAAGGCCATAAGGGGCAGCAATGAGTATACTGAAGGCCCATCTGTGGTGAAAAAGTCTGGTCCACAAACAGCTCCAAGACAAGAAAAGCACGAAAGGACTCATGAAATCATACCAATTAATGTGAATAATAATTATGAGCACAGACCCAGCCACTTGGGACCCGTGGCACACCAACATAACGTAAGGGCTCCTGTGTTGAGCAGATCGATTAGCACTGGAAGTGCGGCTAGTTCTGGAAGCAACAGCAGTGCTTCTTCAGAGCAGGGGTTGTTGGGAAGATCGCCCCTGTCTAGGCCAGGTTCAAGCCACAGATCTGAAAGGACAATCCGGACGCAGCCCAAGCAGTCATCTTTGATGGTAGATGATCTGAAGGGTCCCTTGAAAGAGGACTTGACGCAGCACAAGTTTATCTGTGAACAGTGTGGGAAGTGCAAATGTGGTGAGTGCACAGACCCGAGGGCCTTACCTTCTTGTTTGGCCTGCAACAGGAAGTGCTTGTGCTCTGCAGAGAGCATGGTGGAGTACAGTACCTGCATGTGCCTGATCAAAGGGATCTTCTACCACTGTTCCAATGATGATGAAGGGGACTCGTATGCGGATAATCCCTGCTCTTGTTCCCAGGCACATTGCTGTTCTAGGTACCTGTGCATGGGAGCAATGTCCTTGTTTTTGCCTTGCTTGCTCTGCTATCCTCCTGCTAAGGGATGCCTGAAGCTGTGTCGAGGGTGTTATGACCGGATCAATCGTCCTGGTTGCCGATGTAAGAACTCCAACACTGTCTATTGTAAACTGGAGAGCTGCCCGTCTCGGAGTCAGGGGAAGCCCTCATAA